Proteins co-encoded in one Corallococcus macrosporus genomic window:
- a CDS encoding SDR family oxidoreductase: MSNLQGKTLFITGASRGIGKAIALRAARDGANIVIAAKTTDPHPKLPGTIYSAAKEIEEAGGKALPCVVDIRDEAQIHAAVAKAVETFGGIDILVNNASAISLTGTLETPLKRFDLMHGINTRGTFACSQACIPYLKKSSNPHILNNSPPLNMEPRWFGPHVAYTIAKYGMSLCALGMAEELKDDGIAVNTLWPRTVIATAAVQNLLGGDDTIKGSRTPEIMADAAYAILTKPSRSFTGNFCIDDEVLRAAGVTNFDKYQSVPGAELLPDFFL, encoded by the coding sequence ATGTCCAACCTCCAAGGCAAGACCCTCTTCATCACCGGCGCCAGCCGCGGCATCGGCAAGGCCATCGCGCTGCGCGCCGCCCGTGACGGCGCCAACATCGTCATCGCGGCGAAGACGACCGACCCGCACCCCAAGCTGCCCGGGACCATCTACTCGGCGGCGAAGGAGATTGAAGAGGCCGGTGGCAAGGCCCTCCCCTGCGTGGTGGACATCCGCGACGAGGCGCAGATCCACGCCGCCGTCGCCAAGGCCGTGGAGACCTTCGGCGGCATCGACATCCTGGTGAACAACGCCAGCGCCATCAGCCTCACCGGCACGCTGGAGACGCCGCTCAAGCGCTTCGACCTCATGCACGGCATCAACACGCGCGGCACCTTCGCGTGCTCGCAGGCGTGCATCCCGTACCTCAAGAAGTCCTCCAACCCCCACATCCTCAACAACTCGCCGCCGCTCAACATGGAGCCGCGCTGGTTCGGCCCCCACGTGGCCTACACCATTGCGAAGTACGGCATGAGCCTGTGCGCCCTGGGCATGGCCGAGGAACTCAAGGACGACGGCATCGCCGTCAACACGCTGTGGCCCCGCACCGTCATCGCCACCGCCGCCGTGCAGAACCTGCTGGGCGGTGACGACACCATCAAGGGCAGCCGCACCCCGGAGATCATGGCGGACGCCGCGTACGCCATCCTCACCAAGCCCAGCCGCTCCTTCACCGGCAACTTCTGCATCGACGACGAGGTGCTGCGCGCCGCGGGCGTCACCAACTTCGACAAGTACCAGTCCGTGCCCGGCGCGGAGCTGCTGCCCGACTTCTTCCTCTAA
- a CDS encoding LysR family transcriptional regulator, with amino-acid sequence MPPRKLQRHLVWLESFTAAVEAGSIDAAAEHLGVARSVVSEHIRALEEVLADGAALLERGPGRRLQLSARGERLYAGTQTPLHQLDVKRLMDLARVEPTLRLGLNPTLSMSLLGGIAHDAAATDLKLVVGFGGSHELMRQVQTRQQDLVLDFTPLPPHEGVDTESLLRMSFVVIAGPDSALAKAHASRRSLDVKDLDGQRFVDWLRDDPYGGANSARFAAHGVSVTEVGRVESFLHLYELLRAYKACTIAPDVRPTQPFPPDLHVWPLREQEPQVVEVVALWPSGGLSPGGQSILDGLRRRLNKRR; translated from the coding sequence ATGCCCCCGCGCAAGCTCCAGCGACACCTGGTCTGGCTCGAGTCCTTCACCGCCGCCGTGGAGGCCGGCAGCATCGACGCCGCCGCGGAGCACCTGGGCGTCGCTCGCTCCGTCGTGAGCGAGCACATCCGCGCCCTGGAGGAAGTGCTCGCGGATGGCGCCGCCCTGCTGGAGCGGGGGCCGGGCCGGCGCCTCCAGTTGTCCGCGCGCGGCGAGCGCCTCTACGCGGGCACCCAGACGCCGCTGCACCAACTGGACGTGAAGCGGCTGATGGACCTGGCCCGCGTGGAGCCCACCCTGCGCCTGGGCCTCAACCCCACCCTCTCCATGTCGCTGCTGGGCGGCATCGCGCATGACGCCGCCGCCACCGACCTCAAGCTGGTGGTGGGCTTCGGCGGCTCGCATGAGCTCATGCGGCAGGTGCAGACGCGGCAGCAGGACCTGGTGCTCGACTTCACCCCCCTGCCCCCGCATGAGGGCGTGGACACCGAGTCCCTGCTGCGCATGTCCTTCGTCGTCATCGCCGGCCCTGACTCCGCGCTCGCGAAGGCGCACGCGTCCCGCCGCTCCCTGGACGTGAAGGACCTCGACGGCCAGCGCTTCGTGGACTGGCTGCGGGACGACCCCTACGGCGGCGCCAACAGCGCACGCTTCGCCGCCCACGGCGTCTCCGTCACGGAGGTCGGCCGCGTGGAGAGCTTCCTCCACCTCTATGAGCTGCTGCGCGCCTACAAGGCCTGCACCATCGCCCCCGACGTGCGCCCCACCCAGCCCTTCCCGCCCGACCTCCACGTCTGGCCCCTGCGCGAACAGGAGCCCCAGGTCGTGGAAGTGGTGGCCCTGTGGCCCTCCGGCGGCCTCAGCCCCGGCGGCCAGAGCATCCTTGACGGGCTGCGTCGTCGGCTGAACAAGCGACGATAA
- a CDS encoding aromatic amino acid hydroxylase — MTPTERTIARLPAHLRRYVVAQDYAAYTPRDQAVWRHILGQLREHLSDKAHPVYLEGLEATGIGAEAIPSLDEMNEKLSKLGWSCVAVRGFIPPAVFTELQALGVLAIAADIRTHEHIQYTPAPDIVHESAGHAPIIANARYAQYLKSVGLVGFKAIASVEDQAVFEAIRNLSVVKEDPTATEEEIAHAQARLEAANASHRYISESTRASRLYWWTAEYGLIGDLKHPRIYGAGLLSSIGEAKHCLTSAVHKLPLGVACADTDYDITRMQPQLFVARDFEHLFEVLAEFESTLAWKRGGDFGLNEALRARTVNHLVLADGREVTGKVVELLPAPKDVAPGLSTALARLEGPILTSQNGHALDKPFSGAALVAFGQGTLPERGSFRLALDSGLVLEGFAVGGGEVIALSGTLAGRELTLPSMARLYLTERLPSVAGGPADPGTWDEWFGEMDAFTAGDGEAQARERKAQALHPSLAALYTEVRRIRETGQLAPERLEQIARASSDFPTDWLLRAEVAELRGEVPPRRDTAHA, encoded by the coding sequence ATGACCCCCACGGAACGGACCATTGCCCGCCTTCCCGCGCACCTGCGCCGCTACGTCGTGGCCCAGGACTACGCGGCCTACACGCCGCGCGACCAGGCGGTGTGGCGGCACATCCTGGGGCAGCTGCGCGAGCACCTGAGCGACAAGGCGCACCCCGTCTACCTGGAGGGCCTGGAAGCGACGGGCATTGGCGCGGAGGCCATCCCCAGCCTGGACGAGATGAACGAGAAGCTGTCCAAGCTGGGCTGGTCCTGCGTGGCGGTGCGCGGCTTCATCCCGCCGGCGGTCTTCACGGAGCTGCAGGCGCTGGGCGTGCTGGCCATCGCGGCGGACATCCGCACGCACGAGCACATCCAGTACACGCCCGCGCCGGACATCGTCCATGAGAGCGCGGGGCACGCGCCCATCATCGCGAACGCGCGGTATGCCCAGTACCTCAAGTCCGTGGGGCTGGTGGGCTTCAAGGCCATTGCCAGCGTGGAGGACCAGGCCGTCTTCGAGGCCATCCGCAACCTCTCCGTGGTGAAGGAGGACCCGACCGCCACCGAGGAGGAGATTGCCCACGCCCAGGCCCGCCTGGAGGCCGCCAACGCCAGCCACCGCTACATCAGCGAGAGCACCCGCGCGAGCCGCCTGTACTGGTGGACGGCGGAGTACGGGCTGATTGGCGACCTGAAGCACCCGCGCATCTACGGCGCGGGCCTGCTGTCCAGCATCGGCGAGGCGAAGCACTGCCTGACGTCCGCGGTGCACAAGCTGCCGCTGGGCGTGGCGTGCGCGGACACGGACTACGACATCACCCGCATGCAGCCGCAGCTCTTCGTGGCGCGCGACTTCGAGCACCTCTTCGAAGTGCTGGCGGAGTTCGAGTCCACGCTCGCGTGGAAGCGCGGCGGCGACTTTGGCCTCAACGAGGCGCTGCGCGCCCGCACGGTCAACCACCTGGTGCTCGCGGACGGCCGCGAGGTGACGGGCAAGGTCGTGGAGCTGCTGCCGGCCCCGAAGGACGTGGCCCCCGGCCTGTCCACCGCGCTGGCCCGGCTGGAGGGCCCCATCCTCACGTCCCAGAACGGGCACGCCCTGGACAAGCCGTTCAGCGGCGCGGCGCTGGTCGCATTTGGCCAGGGCACCCTGCCGGAGCGCGGGAGCTTTAGACTCGCGCTCGACAGCGGCCTGGTGCTGGAGGGCTTCGCGGTGGGCGGCGGCGAGGTGATTGCCCTGAGCGGCACGCTGGCGGGGCGCGAGCTGACGCTGCCGTCCATGGCGCGCCTGTACCTGACGGAGCGGCTGCCGTCCGTGGCGGGTGGCCCCGCCGACCCGGGCACCTGGGACGAGTGGTTCGGCGAGATGGACGCCTTCACCGCGGGCGACGGCGAGGCCCAGGCGCGCGAGCGCAAGGCGCAGGCCCTGCACCCGTCGCTGGCGGCCCTCTACACGGAGGTGCGCCGCATCCGCGAGACGGGGCAGCTGGCCCCCGAGCGGCTGGAGCAGATCGCCCGCGCGTCCTCGGACTTCCCGACGGACTGGCTGCTGCGCGCCGAGGTGGCGGAGCTGCGCGGCGAGGTGCCCCCGCGCCGAGACACGGCGCACGCGTAG
- a CDS encoding LysM peptidoglycan-binding domain-containing protein, which produces MTVSNIKVRSGDTLSGLAKRYDTTVDALAKANNIKDPNKILAGQTLKVRGDGFESKGTKSSSGTKTSGDSFTQSTNGTQKTTPSPEGGTSTQAGGELGSLSRKYEARGPGTVSTGKGDKGGVSYGSYQFASANGSAQSFVNSLKKSNPDYYQALSGSKPGSAEFSAKWKQLAAKDPKGFDKAQHDYIKATHYDPGAANIKKATGIDLDKRSAALRDVAWSTSVQHGPGAADDIFKKALAGRDPAKVSDEQLIKDIYAERGRTNASGTLVHFSGNSKDVQKGVANRFKSEVKDALAMLKNEQAGGTTKPSNTNTGVVPPSVSNGSKPGTTQGTNTSKPTTEADRTDTQQVAPSKSGPAVHVKVPYYSQFEGGHGYTPSDTACFKAAVAMAGAKGANVLGPDRRIQVGKSENGVGALNVDSKKAAEGRKYIDQQLNAGKPVVVGVSHKDSNYNVDGLTDHFVTITGRGVDEKGRTYYTFHDPGTTNASKGKDTNPNNRFYVDDKTGNMYRPGKAANGYVTDRHYDVAMVRING; this is translated from the coding sequence ATGACCGTCTCCAACATCAAGGTTCGTTCGGGCGACACGCTCTCCGGGCTCGCGAAGCGCTACGACACCACCGTCGACGCGCTGGCCAAGGCGAACAACATCAAGGATCCGAACAAGATCCTCGCGGGCCAGACGCTCAAGGTGCGGGGGGACGGCTTCGAGTCGAAGGGCACGAAGTCGAGCTCGGGCACCAAGACGTCGGGCGACAGCTTCACGCAGTCCACCAACGGCACGCAGAAGACGACCCCCTCCCCCGAGGGCGGCACCAGCACCCAGGCGGGCGGAGAGCTGGGCTCGCTGAGCCGCAAGTACGAGGCGCGCGGCCCCGGCACCGTGTCCACGGGCAAGGGTGACAAGGGCGGCGTGTCCTACGGCTCCTACCAGTTCGCGTCCGCGAACGGCTCCGCGCAGTCCTTCGTCAACTCGCTGAAGAAGTCGAACCCGGACTACTACCAGGCGCTGTCGGGCAGCAAGCCGGGCTCCGCGGAGTTCTCCGCCAAGTGGAAGCAGTTGGCGGCGAAGGACCCGAAGGGCTTCGACAAGGCGCAGCACGACTACATCAAGGCCACGCACTACGATCCGGGCGCCGCCAACATCAAGAAGGCGACGGGCATCGACCTGGACAAGCGCTCCGCGGCGCTGCGTGACGTGGCCTGGTCCACCTCCGTGCAGCACGGCCCGGGCGCGGCGGACGACATCTTCAAGAAGGCGCTGGCCGGCCGCGACCCCGCGAAGGTGAGCGACGAGCAGCTCATCAAGGACATCTACGCCGAGCGCGGCCGTACGAACGCCAGCGGCACCCTGGTGCACTTCTCCGGCAACTCCAAGGACGTGCAGAAGGGCGTGGCGAACCGCTTCAAGTCGGAGGTGAAGGACGCGCTCGCCATGCTCAAGAACGAGCAGGCGGGCGGCACGACGAAGCCGTCCAACACCAACACGGGCGTGGTGCCCCCGTCCGTGAGCAACGGCTCCAAGCCGGGCACGACGCAGGGGACGAACACCTCCAAGCCCACCACGGAGGCGGACCGCACGGACACGCAGCAGGTGGCCCCGTCCAAGTCGGGCCCGGCGGTGCACGTGAAGGTGCCGTACTACAGCCAGTTCGAGGGCGGCCACGGCTACACCCCCAGCGACACGGCGTGCTTCAAGGCCGCGGTGGCGATGGCGGGCGCGAAGGGCGCGAACGTGCTGGGCCCCGACCGCCGCATCCAGGTGGGCAAGAGCGAGAACGGCGTCGGCGCGCTCAACGTGGACTCGAAGAAGGCCGCCGAGGGCCGCAAGTACATCGACCAGCAGCTGAACGCCGGCAAGCCGGTGGTCGTGGGCGTGAGCCACAAGGACTCGAACTACAACGTGGATGGCCTCACGGACCACTTCGTGACCATCACGGGCCGCGGCGTCGACGAGAAGGGCCGCACCTACTACACGTTCCACGACCCGGGCACGACCAACGCCAGCAAGGGCAAGGACACGAACCCGAACAACCGCTTCTACGTGGATGACAAGACCGGGAACATGTACCGCCCCGGCAAGGCCGCGAACGGCTACGTGACGGACCGCCACTACGACGTCGCGATGGTGCGCATCAACGGCTAG